From the genome of Diabrotica virgifera virgifera chromosome 8, PGI_DIABVI_V3a:
TACATAATCATTTGATTCTAATTTCACACTATCACTTTGGACGGTTATAGTATTTCTGGCATTTTTCGAATTTCACTTTTATCCAATTGCGGTTGCAACTCCAATAGAGAGTCATGTAACAGTTTTGTAACTTGATTTGTGGACGTCCGTGAGAGCGGTTGCAACTCCACTGGAGATTCCTGTGGCAGTTCTGTACTGGAAACTGTGTCGGAGAaatcctaaaaaaatatttttgttagatTCCAAAGCCACAAGAATAATGGAAACATATAGCAAAGGAATTTGAAGCAAGATTGAACTTTCCCCATTGCTTCGGTGCCATTGACGGCAAATATGTGCAGAGTATTCCACCAAATGGGCAAGGTTCCTATTTTTATAACTATAAAGGATTTCATAGTATGGTTTTGATGGCAGTTGTAAATGCTAATTATGAGTTCATAATATACGAATTTGGTGTGAATGGGAGAATTTGTGATGGAGGTGTTATAGAGCAAACAATATTTTacaacaaattaaaagaaaatacatTACAAATTCCAGTCTTTGATCGCCTCAGTGGTTCAGATAAAATGCTTAGTGATGTGTTTATTGGTGTTGAAGCTTTTGCCTTAGCGCCACATTTCTTAAAACCGTTTAATCAAAGAGAATTAACAAATGAACGCAAAATATTCAATTACCGCCTGTCAAGGACAAGGCGAGTTGTAGAAAATGCCTTTGGTATTTTAGCTAACAGATTTCCAATTTTCCATACCACTATTAATTTAAATCTAAAAACTGTATATATCATTGTCATGACATATTGTGTACTCCATAACTTTTTGAGAAGTAAATATGCTTCAACCTATACTCCCATTGGAAGCTTAGACGATGACAATAGGAATGGTTTAAGAACAGAAGATTCTAATCTCATTGATATGCAGAGATAACATTATACAGAGAGCACgaaaaggttggaataaattcattttctcgataatggacgattttggaaaaaaatcccgaaacaggtaaatttttatttttaaattacgactttttggcatatatatcatactaatgacgtcacccatctgggcgtggtgacgtcatcgatgatttttttaaataggaataggggtcgtgtgatagctcatttgaaaggtaatttaattctctattcagtaatataaacatttacgtaattatttatacagggtgtccaaaaaaatgttttttaattaaatttattgacattaaaagaagaatgcatgtgatttatttagtccaaaatacattttactgctctcagaaaacagaaaaaaatgtttatttgaaaaataatcattgcttttcgcttaaattaaatgttcaaactgtcaagagaaaggtgggtggcggctttaatattgaatttaagcaaaaaacaatatttatttatcaaataaacattatttcctgttttctgatagcagtaaaatgtattttgagttaaataaattacacacattcttatttttattcttcttttatgtcaatagatttaattaaaaatttttttttggacactctgtataaataattatgttaatttttgtattactgaatagagaattgaattatcttttaaatgagatatcacacgacccctattcttatttaaaaaaattatagatgacgtcatcacgcccagatgagtgaagtcactagtatgatacatatgccaaaaagtcgcaatttaaaaataaaaattgactcgtttcggaatttttttcaaaaatcgtcggttttcgagaaaatgaatttattccaacctttacgtgctcactgtataagtaTTTCCAGAGACGCCAAGCAAACTAAGGATAAACTTTTTTTATGGTATTTCAATAATGAAGGTAGTGTACCATGACAAAATAGCCATGGTGTAATTCATAATATAGTTTAATTATAGAATTTAATTCAAGTTCTAAATATTGTGAACGTAGATATAGtttaataaagaaatttttttaaattaatcatgGTTTTTAATTGATAGAAACTTACAAAATACCTTTTCAGGTAGATATGATTATTCCACAAACGCAAATATGCAACAAATATGTGTGTCAAGTGTCAACAATAGAAATAGCAGGAAATTTCTTAGACAGTTAGAAATTCGATTAGCATCTTTTATTTCAACAAAAATTTGGCATCCATGCCCAAAATTCTGcttaaatttttgtagagaatAGAAAGACTTCCGGAGTGGAAATTGAAACACCAACCAGTAGTAAATTAAGAAATGCAATTTTCTTTACACCTACAAtagtggctcaatcccatatgaacataatactacattaaatatgccacaagaaaacagtgtCAGAACTT
Proteins encoded in this window:
- the LOC126889397 gene encoding uncharacterized protein LOC126889397: MVLMAVVNANYEFIIYEFGVNGRICDGGVIEQTIFYNKLKENTLQIPVFDRLSGSDKMLSDVFIGVEAFALAPHFLKPFNQRELTNERKIFNYRLSRTRRVVENAFGILANRFPIFHTTINLNLKTVYIIVMTYCVLHNFLRSKYASTYTPIGSLDDDNRNGLRTEDSNLIDMQR